One genomic region from Equus asinus isolate D_3611 breed Donkey chromosome 8, EquAss-T2T_v2, whole genome shotgun sequence encodes:
- the LOC106834618 gene encoding DLA class II histocompatibility antigen, DR-1 beta chain isoform X1 has product MVCLWFPRGSWMAALTVILMVPNPPLAWARDTQPHFLEYSTSECHFSNGTQRVRFLDRYFYNREEFVRFDSDVGEYRAVTELGRPDAEYWNGQKDVLDDARAAVDTYCRHNYRVFDSLLVQRRVAPTVTVYPAKTQPLQHHNLLVCSVNGFYPGHIEVRWLRNGQEEEAGVISTGLIRNGDWTFQTMVMLETVPQSGEVYTCQVDHPSLTNPVTVEWRAQSESAQSKMLSGVGGFVLGLLFLGAGLFIHRRNQKGHAGLQPTGLLS; this is encoded by the exons ATGGTGTGCCTGTGGTTCCCCAGAGGCTCCTGGATGGCAGCTCTGACAGTGATATTGATGGTGCCGAACCCTCCCCTTGCTTGGGCCAGGGACACCCAAC CACATTTCCTGGAGTATAGTACGTCCGAGTGTCATTTCTCCAACGGGACTCAGCGAGTGCGGTTCCTGGACAGATACTTCTATAACAGGGAGGAGTTCGTGCGCTTCGACAGCGACGTGGGGGAGTACCGGGCGGTGACCGAGCTGGGGCGGCCGGACGCCGAGTACTGGAACGGGCAGAAGGACGTCCTGGATGACGCGCGGGCCGCGGTGGACACGTACTGCAGACACAACTACAGGGTTTTTGATAGCCTCCTGGTGCAGCGGCGAG TTGCGCCTACAGTCACTGTGTATCCTGCAAAGACCCAGCCCCTGCAGCACCACAACCTCCTCGTCTGCTCTGTGAATGGTTTCTATCCAGGCCACATCGAAGTCAGGTGGCTCCGGAATGgccaggaagaggaggctggagtCATCTCCACAGGCCTGATCCGTAATGGAGACTGGACCTTCCAGACCATGGTGATGCTTGAGACAGTTCCTCAGAGTGGAGAGGTCTACACCTGCCAAGTGGATCACCCAAGTCTGACGAACCCTGTCACAGTGGAATGGA GGGCCCAGTCTGAATCTGCGCAGAGCAAGATGCTGAGTGGAGTCGGGGGCTTCGTGCTGGGTCTGCTCTTCCTTGGGGCAGGGCTGTTCATCCACCGCAGAAACCAGAAAG gacATGCTGGGCTTCAGCCAACAG GACTCCTGAGCTGA
- the LOC106834618 gene encoding DLA class II histocompatibility antigen, DR-1 beta chain isoform X2: MVCLWFPRGSWMAALTVILMVPNPPLAWARDTQPHFLEYSTSECHFSNGTQRVRFLDRYFYNREEFVRFDSDVGEYRAVTELGRPDAEYWNGQKDVLDDARAAVDTYCRHNYRVFDSLLVQRRVAPTVTVYPAKTQPLQHHNLLVCSVNGFYPGHIEVRWLRNGQEEEAGVISTGLIRNGDWTFQTMVMLETVPQSGEVYTCQVDHPSLTNPVTVEWRAQSESAQSKMLSGVGGFVLGLLFLGAGLFIHRRNQKGLLS; encoded by the exons ATGGTGTGCCTGTGGTTCCCCAGAGGCTCCTGGATGGCAGCTCTGACAGTGATATTGATGGTGCCGAACCCTCCCCTTGCTTGGGCCAGGGACACCCAAC CACATTTCCTGGAGTATAGTACGTCCGAGTGTCATTTCTCCAACGGGACTCAGCGAGTGCGGTTCCTGGACAGATACTTCTATAACAGGGAGGAGTTCGTGCGCTTCGACAGCGACGTGGGGGAGTACCGGGCGGTGACCGAGCTGGGGCGGCCGGACGCCGAGTACTGGAACGGGCAGAAGGACGTCCTGGATGACGCGCGGGCCGCGGTGGACACGTACTGCAGACACAACTACAGGGTTTTTGATAGCCTCCTGGTGCAGCGGCGAG TTGCGCCTACAGTCACTGTGTATCCTGCAAAGACCCAGCCCCTGCAGCACCACAACCTCCTCGTCTGCTCTGTGAATGGTTTCTATCCAGGCCACATCGAAGTCAGGTGGCTCCGGAATGgccaggaagaggaggctggagtCATCTCCACAGGCCTGATCCGTAATGGAGACTGGACCTTCCAGACCATGGTGATGCTTGAGACAGTTCCTCAGAGTGGAGAGGTCTACACCTGCCAAGTGGATCACCCAAGTCTGACGAACCCTGTCACAGTGGAATGGA GGGCCCAGTCTGAATCTGCGCAGAGCAAGATGCTGAGTGGAGTCGGGGGCTTCGTGCTGGGTCTGCTCTTCCTTGGGGCAGGGCTGTTCATCCACCGCAGAAACCAGAAAG GACTCCTGAGCTGA